The following is a genomic window from Bacteroidota bacterium.
TGAGGCGCGTACGCGATTTTGCGCAGATAAAAGGAAATGGAATTGTTGATCTTGCCATTGCGCAATATGGATTGCAGCAATTGAACGTCGATAAAAATGGTCTTGACGAAATGGATATCCGCATTCTCACAGCGATCATCGATAAATTCAAAGGCGGTCCGGTTGGAATCACCACCATTTCCACTGCTGTTGGTGAAGAATCAGGAACGATCGAGGAAGTGTACGAACCGTTTCTCATCCAGGAAGGTTATCTCGCGCGCACACCGCGCGGAAGACAAGCGACCGACATGGCGTACAAACACATTGGGAAAATTGCGCCGAAAGATAAAGGAACGCTGTTCGGAGAATAATTTTCTCTTTCACTTTATTTAGCACAACAATTACATTTTTCATTGGTAAAAATCGTAAATCGTACATTGTAAATCGTAAATTTTTTTACCCCGTTGTTCCATTCGCTCTCTATTTTTCTTTTCACCGCTGCAATAAGTTTCGCAGGATCAATTCAACTTGGCCCGGTAAATCTTGCCGTGATGCAGGCCGTGCTCGAAGGAAGAAAAAAAGCAGCGTTGCTCATCGGCACGGGAGTGTGTATTCCCGAATTTATTTATTCTTCATTCGCACTTTTTGCATCGGCGTGGCTGCTCGAACGCGAAACGCTCCTGAGAATTCTCGAATGGGGAGTGGTTCCTGTTTTACTCGCTATGGGAATTTTCAATTTCATCAAGAAAAAAGACAGGGTTGGTGATGATGAAACAGCGAACCAGAAAGCAACAGATTTTCTGAAAGGAATGACATTGTCATTTCTCAATCCGCAATTGCTTCCCTTCTGGCTGATGATACTCGTAATGCTGAACGGATATGATTTTTTCAGGATCATCAATACAGCAGATAAGATTTGTTTCATTGCCGGAACAGGTTGCGGAGAATTCATTCTCATTTCTTTTGTCGTTTGGATCACGCACAGGTTCCGCCACTTCTTCCTGAATAAATTTAAAAAATGGAGTCTCGATAAAATATTCGGAACACTTTTCATTCTGCTTGCTCTTGTTCAAACGATCAAATTGTTAATTCTCAAACGCAAATGAAACGCGGAAATAAAACCGGCTTCTGGACGAAAGTATTTCATTACGAATACTGGCCGGTGTGGTTTTTATTTCTCCCGATCTTCCCTTATTATTTCTGGCTCGGAATTCGTTCCCGCTCACTTGCTTTTTTCACAGCGTCCAATCTGAATATTGAAAGCGGTGGATTCTACGGCGAAAGCAAAATTGCGATCCTGAAACAATTTTCCGATCAGTATTTACCGCCGACAGTTTTTGTTAATGAAAATTCTGCGATCGATGAAGTGATTACGGAAATTAAATTGGCAAAAATTATTTTTCCTTTCATTGCCAAACCCGATAAGGGCGGCGCAGGAAAAGGAGTGGAGATCATTCATTCTTCCGACGCGCTGAAAAATTATCATGAAAATATCGGCGAAGAATACATGGTGCAGTCTTTCATAACAGATCCGGTGGAAGCGGGAATTTTTTACATCCGCATGCCCGGTGAAGAAAATGGAAAAGTAACTTCTGTTGTGCTGAAAGATTTTCTTTCGGTCACAGGCGACGGAAGATCTTCAGTGCGCGACCTCGTGAAAAAAGATCTGCGTGCGCGCATATACGCGAGCGGACTTGAAGAACGTCTCGGAAATCAAATGGAAGAAATTCTTCCTGCCGGAAAAGAAAAAGTGCTGGAGCAGATCGGAAATCATTCGAGAGGAACTCGTTTCGTCAATGGCAATCATCTCATCAACGAAAAAATGAATATCGCTTTCGACCGGATCGCAAAGGAACTCAATGGATTTTATTACGGAAGATTCGACATCAAAGCAAAAAGTACAGACGATTTTTACACCGGGAAAAATATCAGCATCATCGAACTCAACGGTGCAGGAAGTGATCCCGGCCACATTTTCGACAGCAGTGTAGGTTGGTTCAACGCGTTGCGATCGGAAGCATGGCACTGGAAACAGCTTGCAAAAATTTCAAGAATAAATATGAAACGCGGAGTGAAACCTCTTTCATTCGGGCAGATGGTGAAACTATACTGGAGAAATAATTTTTCGAAAGAAGTGAAGAAAGCAAGAAAGCCATTGGTGAAAGCCGGATAATTTACAATTTAGAATACCTCTTGGCAGAATCGAAAAATTGTACATTGTAAATCGTACATTGTAAATCATTGTGTCCACTTCTTCCAATACAACATTCATAAAGCAGGAAGCCCGCCGTCTTGGCTTCGACTATTGTGGAATTTCAAAAGCAGAATTTCTCGAAGAACAGGCGCCGCGGCTCGAAAACTGGCTGAAGAAAAAAATGCACGGAGAAATGTCGTGGATGGAAGAAAATTTCGACAAACGACTCGATCCGCGGAAATTAGTCCCGGGTGCGAAAAGCATTGTTTCATTGCTGCTGAATTATTACACCGATAAAAAACAGAAAGATGAAACCGCTCCTAAAATTTCCATCTACGCTTATGGAGAAG
Proteins encoded in this region:
- a CDS encoding LysE family transporter, with protein sequence MFHSLSIFLFTAAISFAGSIQLGPVNLAVMQAVLEGRKKAALLIGTGVCIPEFIYSSFALFASAWLLERETLLRILEWGVVPVLLAMGIFNFIKKKDRVGDDETANQKATDFLKGMTLSFLNPQLLPFWLMILVMLNGYDFFRIINTADKICFIAGTGCGEFILISFVVWITHRFRHFFLNKFKKWSLDKIFGTLFILLALVQTIKLLILKRK